One Amycolatopsis thermophila DNA segment encodes these proteins:
- a CDS encoding ABC transporter ATP-binding protein, whose protein sequence is MSHPHEDTPFEGGLVAEVARMNAAELAEHEAEVAEAVAVDRDIQVEVGQTLLELRDVTLKFGGLTALDSVSFGIRRGEILGLIGPNGAGKTTCFNAMTGVYRPTSGQVLLEDKPLGKASRHEITRRGIARTFQNIRLFGEMTALENVVVGTDARHRTSVVGALLRLPRHHREEKTAVERAMALLEFVGIADRAADKAKNLPYGYQRRLEIARAMATEPKLLCLDEPAAGFNPAEKEELMGLIRKIRDDGFTVLLIEHDMKLVMGVTDRIVVLEFGKKIADGLPAEIRENPAVIAAYLGVPDDDAA, encoded by the coding sequence ATGAGCCATCCGCACGAGGACACCCCGTTCGAGGGCGGCCTGGTCGCCGAGGTCGCGCGGATGAACGCCGCAGAGCTCGCCGAGCATGAGGCCGAGGTCGCCGAGGCCGTCGCCGTCGACCGGGACATTCAGGTCGAGGTCGGCCAGACCCTGCTGGAGCTGCGCGACGTCACGCTCAAGTTCGGCGGCCTGACCGCGCTGGACTCGGTGTCGTTCGGCATCCGCCGCGGCGAGATCCTGGGCCTGATCGGGCCCAACGGCGCCGGCAAGACCACCTGCTTCAACGCGATGACCGGCGTCTACCGGCCCACGTCGGGGCAGGTGCTGCTGGAGGACAAGCCGCTGGGCAAGGCCTCCCGGCACGAGATCACCCGCCGCGGCATCGCCCGCACCTTCCAGAACATCCGCCTCTTCGGCGAGATGACCGCGCTGGAGAACGTGGTGGTGGGCACCGATGCCCGCCACCGCACGAGCGTCGTCGGTGCGCTGCTGCGCCTGCCGCGGCACCACCGCGAGGAGAAGACCGCGGTCGAGCGGGCGATGGCGCTGCTGGAGTTCGTCGGCATCGCCGACCGGGCCGCGGACAAGGCGAAGAACCTGCCCTACGGCTACCAGCGCCGCCTGGAGATCGCGCGGGCGATGGCCACCGAGCCGAAGCTGCTGTGCCTCGACGAGCCGGCCGCCGGGTTCAACCCGGCGGAGAAGGAAGAGCTCATGGGGCTGATCCGCAAGATCCGCGACGACGGCTTCACCGTGCTGCTGATCGAGCACGACATGAAGCTCGTCATGGGCGTGACCGACCGGATCGTCGTCCTGGAGTTCGGCAAGAAGATCGCCGACGGACTGCCGGCCGAGATCAGGGAGAACCCCGCTGTGATCGCCGCCTACCTGGGAGTGCCCGACGATGACGCTGCTTGA
- a CDS encoding branched-chain amino acid ABC transporter permease, which translates to MTTQTVSAPPKRRSIREQWNNLSRPAQWAILIPVVVLIYFLPVLNPPLIATTGTDFPNAMFDVARYALVAIGLNVVVGQAGLLDLGYVGFFAVGAYVAALFTSPNSSLHHLPYLWTLPLAMVITMIFGIVLGTPTLRLRGDYLAIVTLGFGEIIRLVADNVGPLRGQSGFQGVGTDSAGKPFFANATQWYWLTITIIIAILLLVGNLERSRVGRAWVSIREDEDVAEIMGVAVFRFKIWAFVIGAAIGGLSGALYAGKLGFVNNQSFDVITSMLFLAAVVLGGAGNKVGVLLGAIVVAYLPLRFVQLADYNYLIFGIALIILMIFRPQGLLGARQRLLARGRQAYQRLLGRGEQISGDSALSADMQGGPR; encoded by the coding sequence ATGACGACCCAGACCGTGAGCGCGCCGCCCAAGCGGCGCTCGATCCGCGAGCAGTGGAACAACCTCTCCCGGCCGGCCCAGTGGGCGATCCTCATCCCGGTCGTGGTGCTGATCTACTTCCTGCCGGTGCTCAACCCGCCGCTGATCGCGACCACCGGCACCGACTTCCCGAACGCGATGTTCGACGTCGCCCGCTACGCGCTGGTCGCCATCGGCCTCAACGTCGTGGTCGGCCAGGCGGGTCTGCTCGACCTGGGCTACGTCGGCTTCTTCGCCGTCGGCGCCTACGTCGCGGCACTGTTCACCAGCCCGAACTCCAGCCTGCACCACCTGCCCTACCTGTGGACGCTGCCGCTGGCGATGGTCATCACGATGATCTTCGGGATCGTGCTGGGCACGCCGACCCTGCGGCTGCGCGGCGACTACCTGGCGATCGTGACGCTCGGGTTCGGCGAGATCATCCGGCTGGTCGCGGACAACGTCGGACCGCTGCGCGGCCAGTCCGGCTTCCAGGGCGTCGGCACCGACTCCGCGGGCAAGCCGTTCTTCGCCAACGCCACCCAGTGGTACTGGCTGACGATCACGATCATCATCGCGATCCTGCTCCTGGTGGGGAACCTGGAACGCAGCCGCGTGGGCCGCGCCTGGGTGTCCATCCGGGAGGACGAGGACGTCGCCGAGATCATGGGCGTCGCCGTGTTCCGGTTCAAGATCTGGGCGTTCGTCATCGGCGCCGCCATCGGCGGCCTGTCCGGCGCCCTCTACGCGGGCAAGCTCGGGTTCGTCAACAACCAGTCCTTCGACGTCATCACCTCGATGCTGTTCCTGGCCGCGGTGGTGCTCGGCGGCGCGGGCAACAAGGTGGGCGTCCTCCTCGGCGCGATCGTGGTGGCCTACCTGCCGCTGCGGTTCGTGCAGCTGGCCGACTACAACTACCTGATCTTCGGCATCGCGCTGATCATCCTGATGATCTTCCGCCCGCAGGGCCTGCTCGGCGCCCGCCAGCGGCTGCTGGCCCGCGGCCGCCAGGCCTACCAGCGCCTGCTGGGCCGCGGCGAGCAGATCAGCGGGGACAGTGCGCTGTCCGCCGACATGCAGGGAGGTCCCCGATGA
- a CDS encoding branched-chain amino acid ABC transporter permease, protein MTPFLAQTGSWISFDVHGLAQQFWNNTVDGLALGGIYALVALGYTLVYGVLKLINFAHSEVFVVGAFATWLTFYGLGFRPGATPVLSVFEIILFLAIACLAAMAASGGTAVLLERVAYRPLRKRNAPRLVFLITAIGASFAIQQGLRLVFGLNQQPQIRLLQPETLFRLFGAAVTNIHVILFVAAVLLWFVADYFVNRTRLGRGIRAVAQDPDTATLMGVNKERVIVITFLVGGLLAGAAALFYMMRIPQGAIYNGGFLLGIKAFTAAVLGGIGNLRGALLGGFILGLVENYGQSLFGGEWKDIVAFVVLIVVLMFRPTGILGESLGKARV, encoded by the coding sequence ATGACACCATTCCTCGCGCAGACCGGCAGCTGGATCTCCTTCGACGTCCACGGTCTGGCGCAACAGTTCTGGAACAACACCGTCGACGGCCTCGCGCTCGGCGGCATCTACGCCCTCGTGGCCCTGGGCTACACGTTGGTCTACGGCGTGCTCAAGCTCATCAACTTCGCGCACTCCGAGGTCTTCGTCGTCGGCGCCTTCGCCACCTGGCTGACCTTCTACGGGCTCGGTTTCCGACCCGGCGCCACACCGGTCCTGTCGGTGTTCGAGATCATCCTCTTCCTCGCGATCGCCTGCCTCGCGGCGATGGCGGCCTCCGGCGGCACCGCGGTGCTGCTGGAACGCGTGGCCTACCGGCCGCTGAGGAAGCGGAACGCGCCGCGCCTGGTCTTCCTGATCACCGCGATCGGCGCGTCGTTCGCCATCCAGCAGGGCCTGCGCCTGGTGTTCGGCCTCAACCAGCAGCCGCAGATCCGGCTGCTGCAGCCGGAGACCCTGTTCCGGCTCTTCGGCGCCGCGGTCACCAACATCCACGTCATCCTGTTCGTGGCCGCCGTCCTGCTGTGGTTCGTGGCCGACTACTTCGTCAACCGCACCCGGCTGGGCCGCGGCATCCGCGCCGTGGCGCAGGATCCGGACACCGCCACGCTGATGGGCGTCAACAAGGAACGGGTCATCGTGATCACGTTCCTCGTCGGTGGCCTGCTGGCCGGTGCCGCCGCGCTGTTCTACATGATGCGCATCCCGCAGGGCGCCATCTACAACGGCGGGTTCCTGCTGGGCATCAAGGCCTTCACCGCCGCCGTGCTCGGCGGGATCGGCAACCTGCGCGGCGCGCTGCTCGGCGGGTTCATCCTCGGCCTGGTGGAGAACTACGGGCAGTCGCTGTTCGGTGGCGAGTGGAAGGACATCGTGGCGTTCGTCGTGCTGATCGTCGTGCTGATGTTCCGGCCGACCGGCATCCTCGGCGAATCCCTCGGGAAGGCACGCGTATGA
- a CDS encoding branched-chain amino acid ABC transporter substrate-binding protein yields the protein MLAAAATLALGACAARDQGSSSGNTTGSAAAPSQAANAANPRGDGKAVCSGVSIAYAGTINGTSAALGQNILRGADLAVKQHNESNPNCQVTLKQFETEGKPDKAPGVVTQIINEPDILGVVGLPFSGESKAAGNLFNQAGLVTITPSATNPGLAQNGWKTFFRGMGNDSVQGPAAAKFLTDTLKANKVCVVEDDSEYGTGLASQVIQALGSKASCTDKVKTGQTDFSAVVNKISTENPDAVFYAGYYPEAGPFAQQLNDKGVTAKFVGPDGVKDNEFLKGAGAGATNAYFTCPCVPEDNFKDFTAAFKQVEGTDPGTYSPEGYDVTTILLKGIDSGVKDRAGLLNFVKNYDGQGLTKKFKWNDKGELSDTPVWSYRVENGKIVNNGQIS from the coding sequence GTGCTGGCGGCGGCAGCAACGCTGGCGCTGGGTGCGTGCGCGGCGCGTGACCAGGGGAGCTCGTCGGGCAACACCACCGGCTCGGCGGCGGCGCCTTCGCAGGCCGCCAATGCGGCGAACCCGCGTGGCGACGGCAAGGCGGTGTGCTCGGGAGTCTCGATCGCTTACGCGGGCACCATCAACGGCACCAGCGCGGCGCTCGGCCAGAACATCCTGCGCGGCGCCGACCTGGCCGTGAAGCAGCACAACGAGTCCAACCCGAACTGCCAGGTCACGCTGAAGCAGTTCGAGACGGAGGGCAAGCCGGACAAGGCGCCCGGTGTGGTCACCCAGATCATCAACGAGCCGGACATCCTCGGCGTGGTCGGGCTGCCGTTCTCCGGTGAGTCCAAGGCCGCGGGCAACCTGTTCAACCAGGCCGGCCTGGTGACGATCACCCCCTCGGCGACCAACCCCGGCCTGGCCCAGAACGGCTGGAAGACCTTCTTCCGCGGCATGGGCAACGACTCGGTCCAGGGCCCGGCGGCGGCCAAGTTCCTCACCGACACGCTCAAGGCCAACAAGGTCTGCGTCGTCGAGGACGACTCCGAGTACGGCACCGGCCTGGCCAGCCAGGTCATCCAGGCGCTCGGGTCCAAGGCCTCCTGCACGGACAAGGTGAAGACCGGCCAGACCGACTTCTCCGCCGTGGTCAACAAGATCTCGACCGAGAACCCGGACGCCGTCTTCTACGCCGGCTACTACCCGGAGGCCGGGCCGTTCGCCCAGCAGCTCAACGACAAGGGCGTCACCGCCAAGTTCGTCGGCCCCGACGGCGTCAAGGACAACGAGTTCCTCAAGGGTGCCGGCGCCGGTGCCACCAACGCCTACTTCACCTGCCCGTGCGTCCCGGAGGACAACTTCAAGGACTTCACGGCGGCCTTCAAGCAGGTCGAGGGCACCGACCCGGGCACGTACTCGCCCGAGGGCTACGACGTCACCACCATCCTGCTCAAGGGCATCGACAGCGGCGTCAAGGACCGCGCGGGCCTGCTCAACTTCGTCAAGAACTACGACGGTCAGGGCCTGACCAAGAAGTTCAAGTGGAACGACAAGGGCGAGCTCTCCGACACCCCGGTCTGGAGCTACCGCGTGGAAAACGGCAAGATCGTCAACAACGGCCAGATCAGCTGA